The Sediminitomix flava genome includes a window with the following:
- a CDS encoding glycosyl hydrolase: MSRLKVLALFLLSLSIWACGEQKEQATLEASTDERPRAKFEPSDGEVILFAGQSLAALGGLDEYNDGYLDHFETPGGFTMYTKILPPQREINHKYELLPGLVTTDDWGDGPNNMQLQIDDTDFQHSALAIGLELVDYENATANGEMDSMVIALGEWIKGLGNRPVFLRIGYEFDGHDWNHYDREGYLGAYKRIYHMYDSMQIDNIAYVWQSTGWGSSYMDLKDWYPGDEYVDWCAYSHFARHPEAAPLFQFARDHKKPVMIAEATPTLPTETIKTDGKTKETKLDNPTQAQEALEQWFKPFFQVVYENEDVVKAIHYINTDWHNYSMWKTNPTFQDIDARLQLNQEIKSYWIEETSKPKYLKASPDLFSKLWGIEE, encoded by the coding sequence ATGAGCAGATTAAAAGTATTAGCGTTGTTTCTCCTTAGTCTCTCAATTTGGGCATGTGGAGAACAAAAAGAACAAGCGACTCTAGAAGCTTCAACAGATGAGCGTCCTAGAGCCAAATTTGAACCCTCAGATGGAGAAGTTATTCTGTTTGCAGGTCAGAGTTTAGCTGCATTAGGCGGATTGGATGAGTACAATGATGGCTATTTAGACCATTTTGAAACGCCAGGTGGTTTCACGATGTACACAAAGATTTTACCTCCACAAAGAGAAATAAATCATAAGTATGAATTGTTACCTGGTTTAGTAACAACAGATGATTGGGGGGATGGACCTAACAATATGCAACTGCAAATTGATGATACAGACTTCCAGCATTCGGCACTTGCAATTGGTTTGGAGTTAGTTGATTACGAAAATGCAACAGCCAATGGTGAAATGGATTCTATGGTTATCGCTCTCGGAGAATGGATCAAAGGATTAGGAAATAGACCTGTTTTTCTAAGAATAGGTTATGAATTTGATGGCCATGATTGGAATCATTATGATCGAGAAGGCTACCTTGGAGCTTATAAAAGAATCTACCATATGTATGACTCTATGCAGATTGATAACATTGCTTATGTTTGGCAAAGTACGGGTTGGGGATCATCTTATATGGATTTAAAAGATTGGTATCCTGGTGATGAGTACGTGGATTGGTGTGCGTATTCACATTTTGCAAGACATCCTGAAGCAGCTCCTTTATTTCAGTTTGCAAGAGACCACAAGAAGCCAGTGATGATCGCTGAAGCTACTCCAACTTTACCAACTGAAACTATAAAAACAGATGGGAAGACGAAAGAAACAAAGTTGGATAATCCTACTCAAGCACAAGAAGCATTGGAGCAATGGTTCAAACCATTTTTCCAAGTAGTCTATGAAAATGAGGATGTTGTTAAGGCTATTCATTATATAAATACAGATTGGCATAACTATTCAATGTGGAAGACGAATCCTACTTTCCAAGATATAGATGCGAGGCTTCAATTAAATCAAGAAATAAAGAGCTATTGGATAGAAGAAACTTCAAAGCCAAAATATTTGAAAGCATCACCTGATTTGTTCTCTAAACTATGGGGGATTGAGGAATAA
- a CDS encoding glycoside hydrolase family 38 N-terminal domain-containing protein, giving the protein MTRSKERSVRLTLCLFLLSLLPLSLFAQEKLFLKGFTKHKHGELMPYKSPQEDASQAMLIRCMEGKNSMEWESEAIPSSFKGEYVEFGAIMGVDIDRAMYSYDFYLNDKKYFTFKAPEESILQDVHAEGPNGSSLTFKGTMIDTYSDLFGYVFFKIKAEDLPRDEPIRFKAVAPSIGKSSWMMLFRYGLEGNVSWKQEPAVVKTPKGSKQLLRTTILHYGEPTSATIIAGKSKEKVTLNVGANVFRVKVPKLEEETKMPVKVIVNKQVLDERTLTLTPVKPYDLYLLHHSHVDIGYTHTQDEVEKMQWKNLDDAVMMSQKTANYPEGSKFKWSVEVMWAVESYLKQASPAQKTAFLEAVKNGSIALEGLYGNMLTGLSNPQELVESTFDALQVSDEVGVPLTSAMITDVPGYTWGLVPVLAHSGVKYLSAGTNVFHRIGGTISTWGDRPFYWISPSGEEKIMVWVHEKGYSHFHTGLGFTDLKVLLTPKSVFDYLNELNDRNYPYDITTLRYTVGSDNGPVDQGISETVKEWNEIYETPKVILSTTTESFQAFEDKYGDQLPVVKGDFTPYWEDGAGSTSKETAIVRNASERLSQAMTLLSLNQVQIPNEKFEEAWRCVLLYNEHTWGAYNSISEPEADFVHSQWAVKQSFALKADSIASELLDLALASSEKSEGIVLTNSLSWERSGIIRLSKEQSEKGDKVVDKNGNLLPSQRLNTGELAVWVENLEAYGTKEIFVEKGNAFAPKSLTTENTTIKSEFLTLEIDTETGAITKLYDKVRKQNFANTKELKGLNDYYYVAGRNPKAPKTTGNDIQINIIEAGGVLSTLEITSSAPGAEEWKRYITINAFDNSIGIDNRINKTNIYDPEGVHIAFPFNVENGDVRIDVPFGEYIPEVEQLQGSCKNYFTVQRYVDVSNIDYGITWASPDAPMIELGEITTDALSYGWVQEVKPTQTVYAYLMNNYWETNYKASQDGWHQFRFALKPHGSYVSSQAKKFSTEISQPILISETANNGFEAILTPQSEHTIVTASRPMSDNTVLVTILNASAAPQQLEWETSEKVSNIYLSNINGDKMENYQEGEELPAWGLRFLLIEKNTGI; this is encoded by the coding sequence ATGACAAGGAGTAAAGAAAGATCGGTAAGATTAACACTGTGCTTATTCTTACTAAGCCTTTTACCACTTAGCCTATTTGCACAAGAAAAATTATTCTTAAAAGGGTTTACAAAGCACAAACACGGAGAATTGATGCCTTACAAATCTCCTCAAGAAGATGCCAGTCAAGCCATGCTCATTCGTTGTATGGAAGGCAAAAACAGTATGGAATGGGAATCCGAAGCCATACCAAGTTCTTTCAAAGGAGAATATGTAGAATTTGGGGCGATCATGGGAGTTGATATTGATCGTGCAATGTATAGCTATGATTTCTACCTCAACGATAAAAAATATTTCACCTTCAAAGCTCCCGAAGAAAGCATTTTGCAAGATGTACACGCAGAAGGACCTAACGGATCTTCTCTGACATTCAAAGGCACAATGATTGACACTTACAGCGACCTTTTTGGTTATGTATTCTTCAAAATAAAAGCAGAAGATCTTCCAAGAGATGAACCGATCCGATTTAAAGCTGTGGCTCCTAGTATCGGGAAGTCAAGTTGGATGATGCTTTTCCGATATGGACTTGAAGGAAATGTAAGTTGGAAACAAGAACCTGCCGTTGTCAAAACACCTAAAGGTTCTAAGCAACTGTTGAGAACAACTATTCTACATTATGGAGAACCTACTTCTGCCACTATTATAGCGGGCAAGTCAAAAGAAAAAGTGACACTCAATGTAGGAGCTAATGTTTTTAGAGTAAAAGTGCCAAAGCTAGAAGAGGAAACAAAAATGCCTGTAAAAGTCATAGTCAATAAACAGGTACTCGATGAAAGAACTTTGACACTAACACCTGTAAAACCATACGACCTTTACTTATTACATCATTCTCACGTAGATATTGGCTACACACATACGCAAGATGAGGTTGAGAAAATGCAATGGAAAAACCTTGACGATGCCGTAATGATGAGCCAAAAGACAGCCAATTATCCTGAAGGCTCAAAATTCAAATGGTCAGTAGAAGTGATGTGGGCAGTAGAAAGCTACCTCAAACAAGCAAGCCCTGCTCAGAAAACTGCATTTTTAGAAGCTGTAAAAAATGGCTCGATTGCACTAGAAGGCCTCTATGGAAACATGCTCACAGGACTCTCTAATCCGCAAGAGCTGGTAGAATCTACTTTTGATGCCTTACAAGTTTCTGACGAAGTAGGTGTGCCATTAACTTCTGCAATGATTACCGACGTACCAGGCTATACATGGGGTTTGGTTCCCGTATTGGCTCACTCTGGAGTGAAATATCTTTCCGCAGGAACAAACGTTTTCCACCGAATTGGCGGAACGATCTCAACTTGGGGAGACAGACCATTCTATTGGATATCGCCATCAGGTGAAGAAAAAATCATGGTTTGGGTTCATGAGAAAGGATATTCTCATTTCCACACCGGTTTAGGTTTTACAGACTTAAAGGTACTGCTTACTCCAAAATCGGTATTTGATTATCTAAACGAATTGAATGACCGAAATTACCCTTACGACATCACAACCTTAAGATATACAGTAGGTTCTGACAATGGCCCTGTAGACCAAGGAATCAGTGAAACTGTGAAAGAATGGAATGAAATTTATGAAACACCGAAAGTAATTCTTTCTACCACAACCGAATCTTTTCAAGCATTTGAAGACAAATACGGAGATCAACTGCCTGTTGTAAAAGGAGATTTCACACCTTATTGGGAAGATGGTGCGGGTTCTACCTCAAAAGAAACAGCAATAGTAAGAAATGCATCTGAGCGTCTTTCTCAAGCCATGACTTTGCTTTCTTTAAACCAAGTACAAATCCCAAATGAGAAATTTGAAGAGGCTTGGCGTTGTGTTTTACTTTACAACGAGCACACTTGGGGAGCTTACAATTCGATCTCTGAACCAGAAGCTGATTTTGTACATTCACAATGGGCCGTCAAACAATCATTTGCACTAAAAGCAGATAGCATTGCCTCGGAATTATTGGATTTAGCTTTGGCTTCTTCAGAAAAATCAGAAGGTATTGTATTGACCAATTCATTGAGTTGGGAAAGGTCGGGAATTATCCGTTTGTCAAAAGAGCAATCTGAAAAAGGAGATAAAGTAGTTGACAAAAATGGAAATCTACTTCCTTCGCAACGTCTGAACACAGGAGAATTAGCTGTTTGGGTAGAAAATCTGGAAGCATATGGTACAAAAGAAATTTTTGTAGAAAAAGGGAATGCATTCGCCCCTAAATCACTTACGACAGAAAACACAACAATCAAAAGTGAGTTCTTAACACTTGAGATAGACACAGAGACAGGCGCTATAACCAAATTGTACGATAAAGTCAGAAAGCAGAATTTTGCAAATACAAAAGAGCTGAAAGGACTAAACGACTACTACTATGTAGCAGGTAGAAATCCGAAAGCTCCAAAAACAACTGGAAATGATATTCAAATCAATATCATAGAAGCAGGAGGTGTGTTGAGTACTTTAGAAATTACATCATCAGCACCGGGTGCAGAAGAATGGAAACGTTACATCACGATCAATGCTTTTGATAATTCTATTGGAATTGATAACCGTATCAATAAAACCAACATTTACGATCCTGAAGGAGTCCATATTGCATTCCCGTTCAATGTAGAAAATGGAGATGTTCGTATAGATGTGCCATTCGGTGAATACATCCCAGAAGTAGAGCAGTTGCAAGGTTCTTGTAAAAACTACTTTACCGTACAGCGATATGTAGACGTTTCAAATATTGATTATGGTATCACTTGGGCCTCACCAGATGCTCCAATGATCGAACTGGGAGAAATCACAACCGATGCTCTCTCTTACGGTTGGGTACAAGAAGTAAAACCGACCCAAACGGTCTATGCCTACTTGATGAATAACTATTGGGAAACTAATTACAAGGCGAGTCAAGATGGCTGGCATCAATTCCGATTTGCCCTAAAACCACATGGCAGTTATGTATCTAGTCAGGCCAAAAAATTCAGTACTGAAATCTCTCAGCCAATTCTGATTAGTGAAACAGCAAATAACGGATTTGAAGCAATCTTAACTCCACAGTCAGAACATACAATTGTTACAGCTTCAAGACCGATGTCAGACAATACAGTTCTCGTAACAATCTTGAATGCCTCTGCTGCCCCTCAACAATTAGAATGGGAAACCTCAGAGAAAGTCTCAAATATTTACTTGTCAAATATTAATGGAGATAAAATGGAAAACTATCAAGAAGGTGAAGAATTGCCTGCTTGGGGATTGCGTTTTCTTCTGATTGAAAAGAATACAGGTATTTAG
- a CDS encoding glycoside hydrolase family 43 protein encodes MKTIQNPILKGFNPDPSIIRVGEDYYIATSTFEWFPGVQIHHSKDLVNWELIGHPLNRKSQLDMLGVPDSCGVWAPCLTYDNGTFYLVYSNVKSFDGVWKDTPNYLVTTDDIRGEWSEPIYLSSSGFDGSLFHDEDGRKWFTSMIVDHRKGKFFGGIIIQEYDNVQQKLIGKSAHIFEGSELGITEGPHIYQKNGYYYLLTAEGGTEYGHAISLARSESLMGPYEIHPENPVISARNHSSHPLQRAGHGDIVETPNGDWYCVFLVGRPLTNIGRCILGRETAIEKVEWREDGWLYASSGSALPRVELESPSPEVDYKPSTLFFEDFESDSLNIHFQSLRIPVSEDWLSLSEREGFLRLYGRQSLTSKHHQSLIARRVQAFHSVTTVALEFSPESFQQMAGLVCYYNTSHYYYLHLSGDENGQSVLNIIACNKYGTSEPMDKPIQLGDQSRVYLRADFNRDKLQFFYSVDNNEWQKAGEVLDGSILSDDYVRDGLGDIYRPAFTGSFVGVCCQDLTGQNKHADFDWFTYEEL; translated from the coding sequence ATGAAAACAATTCAAAATCCGATACTTAAAGGTTTTAATCCAGACCCTTCAATTATCAGAGTGGGAGAGGATTATTACATAGCAACTTCTACTTTCGAATGGTTTCCGGGTGTTCAGATTCATCATTCAAAAGACCTTGTTAATTGGGAATTGATAGGACATCCACTGAATCGAAAAAGTCAGTTGGATATGCTTGGTGTACCTGACTCTTGTGGAGTATGGGCACCTTGTCTGACCTACGATAATGGTACTTTCTATTTGGTTTATTCTAATGTGAAGTCTTTCGATGGAGTTTGGAAAGATACGCCAAATTATTTGGTCACTACAGATGATATCAGAGGTGAATGGTCAGAGCCAATTTATCTGAGTAGTAGTGGTTTTGATGGATCACTTTTCCATGATGAAGATGGCAGAAAATGGTTCACTTCTATGATTGTAGACCATAGAAAAGGAAAGTTCTTTGGCGGTATCATCATTCAAGAATATGACAACGTGCAACAGAAGTTAATCGGGAAATCAGCGCATATTTTTGAAGGAAGTGAGTTAGGAATAACGGAAGGTCCTCATATCTATCAGAAAAATGGATATTATTATCTTTTAACTGCTGAAGGAGGAACAGAGTATGGACATGCGATTTCTTTGGCTAGGTCTGAATCTCTGATGGGACCTTATGAAATTCATCCAGAAAATCCTGTGATATCGGCAAGAAATCATTCTTCACATCCACTTCAAAGAGCTGGTCATGGAGATATTGTAGAAACGCCAAATGGTGATTGGTATTGTGTGTTTCTAGTTGGGCGACCGCTAACCAATATAGGAAGATGTATTTTAGGAAGAGAGACAGCTATTGAGAAAGTAGAATGGAGAGAAGATGGTTGGTTATATGCAAGTAGCGGAAGTGCATTACCAAGAGTTGAGTTAGAATCACCATCTCCAGAAGTAGATTATAAGCCTTCAACATTATTCTTTGAGGACTTTGAATCTGATTCTTTAAATATTCATTTTCAGTCTTTAAGAATACCTGTTTCGGAGGATTGGTTAAGTCTTTCTGAAAGAGAAGGATTCCTACGTTTGTATGGCCGTCAATCTCTTACCTCTAAACATCATCAAAGTTTAATTGCTAGAAGAGTTCAGGCATTTCATAGTGTAACCACAGTAGCCTTAGAGTTTTCTCCTGAAAGCTTTCAACAAATGGCAGGCTTGGTATGCTATTACAATACTTCTCATTACTACTATTTACACCTAAGTGGTGATGAAAACGGACAATCGGTGCTCAATATTATAGCGTGTAATAAGTATGGGACATCGGAACCAATGGATAAACCAATCCAATTGGGAGATCAATCTCGTGTTTATCTACGAGCAGATTTTAACAGAGACAAACTTCAGTTTTTCTACAGTGTAGACAATAATGAGTGGCAAAAAGCGGGGGAGGTTTTAGATGGCAGCATTTTATCAGATGACTATGTCAGAGATGGACTTGGTGACATCTATCGCCCTGCTTTTACTGGAAGTTTTGTTGGGGTATGTTGTCAGGATTTGACGGGACAAAATAAACATGCCGATTTCGATTGGTTTACTTACGAAGAATTATAG
- a CDS encoding sugar porter family MFS transporter encodes MKKRAYYSVLVALIVSIGGFLLGFDGTVNSGAVPFYKNTFDIADQPFLIGLSTGVIILGGFFGNLTAGFLNDKWGRRPSLFFTSFLFMAGALGTALAPNILLFIFFKLIAGYGVGIAILTAPVYISEIAPPDQRGRLVTFNQLNIVLGLTIAYFSNYYILQWVDDPELNWRWMLGVGFFPAVAYFGLLFFIPESPRWLIKKGYDQKAKTILEKIGGPALAEEEYDCIKKSIEDDENRKEGGLSEFFSKKMKLVLLIGFGIAFFQQVSGINAVLYYAPMIFQSTGGGQDAAFLQSIVVGLVFVGMTIISMFLIDRLGRKPLLVIGTSVMSISLLIASFGFYKATYTLNEESIMTIEYDLRSNIENAEKGISPIEKASLYAEVDLLVNTLKSIEDIEFDGELVFFNNIKSKLLSRGNKLKHHEGEAFYREIHHYMMDGMKQDAAIEKAVLSKYNSSYKSMILNKSISINDVLVLVGILGFIAGFSISLGPVTWAMLPEILPNRLRALGISIFGALNGITSFSVATMFPMELELLGASTTFLVFAIFMIICLIFSLTVVVETKGKSLEQVEKELIGEVVTSADEVVEEKIIIGH; translated from the coding sequence ATGAAAAAGCGAGCGTATTATTCAGTATTGGTTGCCCTTATTGTATCTATTGGCGGTTTTTTATTGGGATTTGATGGGACTGTGAATTCAGGTGCTGTTCCATTCTATAAAAATACTTTTGATATTGCGGATCAGCCATTTTTGATAGGTTTATCCACTGGGGTGATTATTTTAGGGGGATTTTTTGGAAACCTTACAGCAGGTTTTCTTAACGATAAATGGGGTAGAAGACCTAGTCTATTTTTTACTTCTTTTTTATTTATGGCAGGAGCCTTAGGTACGGCTTTAGCTCCAAACATTCTTCTTTTTATCTTTTTTAAACTCATAGCAGGTTACGGAGTTGGTATTGCAATACTTACAGCTCCAGTTTATATTTCTGAAATTGCGCCACCAGATCAGCGTGGGCGGCTAGTTACATTTAACCAATTAAATATAGTCTTAGGTCTTACTATTGCATATTTTTCCAATTACTACATTTTACAATGGGTAGATGACCCAGAACTGAACTGGCGTTGGATGTTGGGTGTCGGTTTCTTTCCGGCAGTAGCTTATTTTGGTTTACTTTTCTTCATTCCAGAAAGCCCAAGATGGTTAATCAAAAAAGGATATGATCAAAAAGCGAAGACAATCCTAGAGAAAATAGGTGGACCAGCTTTGGCAGAAGAAGAGTACGACTGTATTAAAAAGAGTATTGAAGATGATGAAAATAGAAAAGAGGGTGGATTATCTGAGTTCTTTTCTAAGAAAATGAAATTGGTACTACTTATTGGTTTTGGTATAGCATTTTTTCAGCAAGTATCGGGGATTAATGCTGTGCTTTATTATGCGCCTATGATTTTCCAATCTACAGGTGGAGGGCAAGATGCGGCATTCCTTCAGTCAATAGTGGTAGGTTTGGTATTTGTGGGAATGACAATCATATCGATGTTCTTGATTGACAGGCTAGGAAGAAAACCACTTCTAGTTATTGGAACCTCTGTGATGTCTATTTCTTTATTGATTGCGTCTTTTGGTTTTTATAAAGCCACTTATACGCTGAATGAAGAAAGTATAATGACAATTGAATATGATTTAAGAAGTAATATTGAAAACGCTGAAAAAGGGATATCTCCGATTGAAAAAGCAAGTCTGTATGCAGAAGTTGATTTACTCGTAAATACACTTAAATCAATTGAAGATATAGAGTTTGACGGTGAGTTAGTTTTCTTCAACAATATTAAGTCTAAGCTTTTAAGTAGGGGGAATAAGCTGAAGCATCATGAAGGAGAGGCATTTTACAGAGAAATTCATCATTACATGATGGATGGAATGAAACAAGATGCTGCTATTGAGAAAGCTGTACTTTCAAAATACAATTCATCTTATAAGAGTATGATCTTAAATAAGAGTATTAGTATTAATGATGTGTTGGTTTTAGTAGGTATTCTCGGATTTATTGCTGGTTTCTCAATCTCTTTAGGTCCTGTGACTTGGGCGATGCTACCAGAAATTTTACCAAATAGACTACGAGCTTTAGGGATTTCAATTTTTGGAGCACTAAACGGAATTACAAGTTTTTCGGTGGCAACAATGTTTCCAATGGAATTGGAGCTTTTAGGAGCAAGCACAACCTTCCTTGTTTTTGCAATCTTTATGATCATCTGTCTGATCTTCTCATTGACGGTAGTAGTCGAGACGAAAGGGAAATCATTGGAACAGGTTGAGAAAGAGCTTATAGGAGAAGTTGTGACTAGTGCAGATGAAGTAGTGGAAGAGAAAATAATAATTGGACATTAG
- a CDS encoding mechanosensitive ion channel domain-containing protein, giving the protein MVLNFYEIRNCTFSNATVSIPNTSFSTTTVTNSHNRLNNNHL; this is encoded by the coding sequence ATGGTGTTAAACTTCTATGAAATAAGAAATTGTACATTTTCGAACGCAACTGTCTCAATCCCGAATACTTCTTTTTCTACTACCACAGTTACAAACTCACATAACCGACTAAATAACAACCACTTATGA
- a CDS encoding RagB/SusD family nutrient uptake outer membrane protein — protein sequence MKQRFIKTIGAALLGLSIVGCDTDELLDKSPVTELSGDSYNTEPNLMAALYASYDVLQWQVMDGVHVFPLMWQGIRADDLHSQFANFWTPGTIMDDFSLMQSNNVSVQKLWQKWYGGVSRANIVIAKAQEFDGWETEGLQAQVIAEAKTLRAFFYFELVRMWGGVPLITEPIASPSEIPSGERATAAQIYAQIDADLMDAVDDLPTKSGTVEGRVTKGLAQTLLAKSKLYQEDYASVIAYTEAVINSGEYALEEDFGRNFKLDNENGKESILEIQYEDGFSADFFEVASQSQQGSGMWQMCYPWIFGRWTSWSNMLPLGELVDQYDKVNDVRYEDTFISVGMDIRGDLPNLAANWCPPRDYNGDETISADEILATDGVVLDWNVSWLRPNLEDCNYTRKYIIDWDVLDGLLQPSQSPLNEKIIRYSEVLLMHAEASAMGGGGNGLASLNAVRERAGLTALGSYTMDDVKSERRKELATEGWNRFSDVVRWGDATSNATFQRKNFQSGRDELLPIPQSEIDVVGADILQQNPGY from the coding sequence ATGAAACAAAGATTTATAAAAACAATAGGGGCAGCCTTACTAGGATTATCAATTGTAGGTTGTGATACGGATGAATTATTAGATAAATCACCAGTTACAGAATTAAGTGGTGATAGCTATAACACAGAGCCAAACCTAATGGCGGCATTGTATGCAAGTTATGATGTATTGCAATGGCAAGTAATGGATGGGGTACATGTTTTCCCATTGATGTGGCAAGGAATCAGAGCTGACGATTTGCACTCTCAATTTGCAAACTTCTGGACACCAGGTACCATCATGGACGATTTCTCATTGATGCAATCAAACAATGTGAGTGTTCAGAAATTATGGCAAAAATGGTATGGTGGAGTTTCTAGAGCAAACATTGTAATCGCGAAAGCACAAGAATTTGATGGATGGGAAACAGAAGGACTTCAAGCGCAAGTAATTGCTGAAGCAAAAACACTCAGAGCATTCTTCTACTTCGAATTGGTAAGAATGTGGGGTGGAGTTCCATTGATCACAGAGCCAATTGCATCACCTTCTGAAATCCCTTCAGGAGAAAGAGCAACGGCAGCTCAAATTTACGCACAAATTGACGCTGACTTGATGGATGCTGTTGATGATCTTCCAACAAAATCAGGAACAGTAGAAGGGCGAGTAACGAAAGGTTTAGCACAAACTTTATTGGCAAAGTCTAAACTTTATCAAGAAGATTATGCTAGTGTAATTGCTTATACAGAGGCTGTTATCAATTCTGGTGAGTATGCTTTAGAAGAAGATTTCGGAAGAAACTTTAAGCTTGATAATGAGAATGGTAAAGAATCAATTCTTGAAATTCAATATGAAGATGGTTTTAGTGCTGATTTCTTTGAAGTAGCAAGCCAAAGCCAACAAGGTTCGGGTATGTGGCAAATGTGTTACCCTTGGATTTTTGGTAGATGGACGTCTTGGAGTAATATGTTGCCATTGGGAGAACTTGTAGATCAATATGATAAAGTAAACGATGTTCGTTATGAAGATACGTTTATCTCAGTAGGTATGGATATCAGAGGTGATCTTCCAAATCTTGCAGCAAACTGGTGTCCTCCAAGAGATTACAATGGAGATGAAACAATCTCAGCTGATGAAATATTGGCGACAGATGGTGTTGTGCTAGATTGGAATGTAAGTTGGTTGAGACCAAATCTTGAAGACTGTAACTACACTCGTAAATACATCATTGATTGGGATGTGTTGGATGGCTTATTACAACCGTCACAATCTCCATTGAATGAAAAAATCATCCGTTATTCAGAAGTTTTACTAATGCACGCAGAAGCTTCAGCAATGGGTGGCGGTGGAAACGGACTTGCTTCATTGAATGCCGTTCGTGAAAGAGCAGGGCTTACAGCTTTAGGTTCGTACACAATGGACGATGTTAAAAGCGAGCGTAGAAAAGAATTGGCAACTGAAGGATGGAATAGATTCTCGGATGTAGTTCGTTGGGGTGATGCTACTTCAAATGCAACTTTCCAAAGAAAGAATTTCCAATCGGGTAGAGATGAGTTATTACCAATTCCACAATCGGAAATTGACGTGGTAGGAGCTGATATTCTTCAACAAAATCCTGGCTACTAA